Proteins co-encoded in one Gadus morhua chromosome 6, gadMor3.0, whole genome shotgun sequence genomic window:
- the ptar1 gene encoding protein prenyltransferase alpha subunit repeat-containing protein 1: MAEFEKEVAVLVQRVVRDISNAFKKNPNIDEIGIIPCPEPRYNRSPIVLIETKLGLESWCVKFLLPSLHRKLLLYRQRKNYLDREALVDVTVTLLLLNPDFTTAWNIRKELLQCGLLNPEKDLYLGKLALTRFPKSPETWIHRRWVILQFLQQCCAQKGCRKEQCEGYLCHTEAMGSSQNLCTHQAKLLHQEMSVCSEAAGRYPSNYNAWSHRIWVLQHIAKDNVEVFLEEFSSMRRWVSMHVSDHSGFHYRQFLLQALLTELCKAPHMSTAGTTLYQQGTTTTSPSARLTETRAAFGLDPSGTERQLGGGTIAQLFDLEMEFCSELIHSYPGHEALWCHRRQVVFLWHKWRRDHPHFPCNTNEGNGLHLSISKDNGQAFSSVEGSINGLPCGDAMEVDGPPDPCNAKQLKGGPLMSGSLALTAEHSFVSILLDDCGHSEQRRFALAYRKWLGNISRQ, translated from the exons ATGGCTGAATTTGAAAAAGAGGTTGCTGTCCTGGTTCAAAGAGTTGTAAGGGATATCTCAAATGCATTTAAGAAAAACCCAAATAT TGATGAAATCGGCATCATTCCTTGTCCAGAACCACGCTACAACCGCAGCCCTATTGTGTTGATTGAGACCAAGCTGGGCTTGGAGAGTTGGTGTGTGAAGTTCCTGCTCCCTTCCCTTCACAGAAAACTGCTTCTCTACCGACAGCGCAAGAACTATCTGGATAGAGAAG CCCTCGTGGATGTCACTGTCACACTTCTGTTACTCAACCCAGATTTTACAACTGCATGGAATATCAG aaaggagctGCTCCAATGTGGTTTACTTAACCCAGAGAAGGACCTCTACCTTGGCAAGCTTGCCCTTACAAGGTTTCCAAAGAGCCCTGAGACATGGATTCACAG ACGCTGGGTGATACTGCAGTTCCTTCAGCAGTGTTGTGCACAAAAGGGCTGTAGGAAGGAGCAGTGTGAGGGCTATCTGTGCCATACTGAAGCCATGGGAAGCAGCCAAAACCTTTGCACGCATCAAGCAAAACTCCTTCACCAAGAGATGAGCGTGTGTTCTGAGGCAGCCGGCCGCTACCCCAGCAATTATAATGCCTGGTCCCATCGTATCTGGGTGCTGCAGCACATAGCAAAAGACAACGTTGAG GTTTTCCTCGAGGAGTTCTCCTCCATGCGTCGATGGGTTTCTATGCACGTCTCAGACCACAGCGGCTTCCACTATCGGCAGTTCCTGCTTCAGGCACTTTTAACGGAGCTCTGCAAAGCCCCCCACATGTCCACCGCAGGTACCACTCTCTATCAACAAGGCACTACAACGACCAGCCCGAGTGCCCGCCTCACGGAAACCAGGGCGGCATTCGGGTTGGACCCATCCGGTACAGAGAGGCAGCTGGGCGGCGGGACGATAGCACAGCTGTTTGACCTGGAGATGGAGTTCTGTTCAGAGCTCATCCACTCCTACCCCGGCCATGAGGCTCTTTGGTGTCACAG gaggcaggtgGTCTTTTTGTGGCACAAATGGAGACGGGACCATCCACATTTCCCCTGCAACACCAATGAAGGCAATGGGTTACATTTGAGTATTTCGAAGGATAATGGACAGGCGTTCAGCAGCGTTGAAGGGAGCATCAACGGACTGCCGTGTGGTGATGCCATGGAGGTAGACGGGCCACCAGACCCATGCAATGCCAAGCAACTCAAGGGAGGTCCTCTGATGTCCGGCTCTCTGGCCCTCACAGCTGAGCACAGCTTTGTTTCCATTCTACTTGATGACTGTGGCCACTCGGAGCAGAGACGCTTTGCCCTCGCATACAGGAAGTGGTTGGGTAATATCAGTCGTCAGTAG